The sequence GAACTTAGAAAAAGGAAAGGAGTTACCCAAGAGGAGTTGGTACGTAAAGTCAACATTTCAAGACAGATTCTTTCAACTTTAGAAAATGGACTTTTGGGCAGAATAACTGTTGCAATGCTAATATACATACTACACCAATTAGGACACGAACTCGACATAAAAGAAAGAAAAAGAACTTTCTTCTTCGATCCATCTATGGTAGGCGACTAACTACTTCCAAATAGTTTTGATTGGAGACTCAAACCTTAAGAATTTTCCCTTTCTATTTTCCTCTTTTGCCTTTTCTTTTTTCCCAGATTTCCCCTCTATCCCGTCTGATTTCGCTTCTAACGAATTCCAAGTTAAATAAAGGTATTACTTCCCCCCCTCTATCTCGTCTCAGAGACCCAAATCCGTTAACGAGAGAGTGTCTCTTTTCCAGTCTTAGAACTGTATCCCTGATTGATAGCAATAAGCAATAACAGTCAAACTTTAAGTCAAAACTTCTGAGGGCAGAAGTAATGCTGATTGACAAGTTGGCAGATTGGCAGGTCTGCTTACAAAGGTAAGAACGAAAATGAAAAGTGGAAAGTAAAAAGTAGGAATTTGAATGCTGAAATCTGAATTTTGAAAGCTGGAAGCTGAATGCTGAATTCAGGATGTTGAATGTTGAAATCTGAATTCAGAATTCTGAAAGTTAAATGCTGAGTTCTGAATGTTGAATTCAGAATGCTGAATGTTAAATGTTAAATGTTAAATGTTGAATGTTAAATGTTGAAACTTAATCTGAATTTAAATTCAGAAACTATAAAGTCCCTATTTATTAAAAGTAATATTACTTTTAATAGGAAAATGCACAATATATATATATGTGCACATATACATGTGCACAAGATTACTTAACATTGTGCACACTCTGAATTGTGAATTTCAACTCCTGATTTCGATTTCAATTGAGAAATCAGAACTGGTTTTTGATCTTAATTTGCGGAATCGACTTTCAAAAGTAGAAAGTAACTTTGAGGCAGATAATCACTCCATTCTAAAAAAACGATAAAGCTGCAGCCCCGAAAAAATTTTTTCGCCGCCGCTTTTATAAAAAAAATTGAAAGTTTTTAGAGGAAAGCGTTTATTAATTAGTTTTCGCTAATGTTGTTAGTTTCGCTTTTTCTAA is a genomic window of Desulfurobacteriaceae bacterium containing:
- a CDS encoding helix-turn-helix transcriptional regulator, which gives rise to MRYSNGILGNRKKIRELRKRKGVTQEELVRKVNISRQILSTLENGLLGRITVAMLIYILHQLGHELDIKERKRTFFFDPSMVGD